One Brassica napus cultivar Da-Ae chromosome C2, Da-Ae, whole genome shotgun sequence DNA window includes the following coding sequences:
- the LOC125581695 gene encoding photosystem II CP47 reaction center protein — protein sequence MGLPWYRVHTVVLNDPGRLLSVHIMHTALVAGWAGSMALYELAVFDPSDPVLDPMWRQGMFVIPFMTRLGITNSWGGWNITGGTITNPGLWSYEGVAAAHIVFSGLCFLAAIWHWVYWDLEIFCDERTGKPSLDLPKIFGIHLFLSGVACFGFGAFHVTGLYGPGIWVSDPYGLTGKVQPVNPAWGVEGFDPFVPGGIASHHIAAGTLGILAGLFHLSVRPPQRLYKGLRMGNIETVLSSSIAAVFFAAFIVAGTMWYGSATTPIELFGPTRYQWDQGYFQQEIYRRVSAGLAENQSVSEAWSKIPEKLAFYDYIGNNPAKGGLFRAGSMDNGDGIAVGWLGHPVFRNKEGRELFVRRMPTFFETFPVVLVDGDGIVRADVPFRRAESKYSVEQVGVTVEFYGGELNGVSYSDPATVKKYARRAQLGEIFELDRATLKSDGVFRSSPRGWFTFGHASFALLFFFGHIWHGSRTLFRDVFAGIDPDLDAQVEFGAFQKLGDPTTKRQAV from the coding sequence ATGGGTTTGCCTTGGTATCGTGTTCATACTGTTGTATTGAATGATCCCGGTCGTTTGCTTTCGGTTCATATAATGCATACTGCTCTGGTTGCTGGTTGGGCCGGTTCCATGGCTCTATATGAATTAGCTGTTTTTGATCCCTCCGACCCTGTTCTTGATCCAATGTGGAGACAAGGTATGTTCGTTATACCTTTCATGACTCGTTTAGGAATAACCAATTCATGGGGCGGTTGGAATATTACAGGAGGGACTATAACGAATCCGGGTCTTTGGAGTTACGAAGGGGTAGCCGCAGCACATATCGTGTTTTCTGGCTTGTGCTTCTTGGCAGCTATTTGGCATTGGGTATATTGGGATCTAGAAATTTTTTGTGATGAACGTACAGGAAAACCTTCTTTGGATTTGCCCAAGATTTTTggaattcatttatttctttcaggAGTGGCTTGCTTTGGTTTTGGCGCATTTCATGTAACAGGATTATATGGTCCTGGAATATGGGTATCCGACCCTTATGGACTAACCGGAAAGGTCCAACCCGTAAATCCGGCGTGGGGCGTGGAGGGTTTTGACCCTTTTGTTCCGGGAGGAATAGCCTCTCATCATATTGCAGCAGGGACGTTGGGTATATTAGCGGGCTTATTCCATCTTAGTGTTCGTCCGCCTCAACGTCTATACAAAGGATTACGTATGGGAAATATTGAAACCGTCCTTTCCAGTAGTATTGCTGCTGTCTTTTTTGCAGCTTTTATTGTTGCTGGAACTATGTGGTATGGTTCTGCAACTACTCCCATCGAATTATTTGGTCCTACTCGTTATCAATGGGATCAGGGATACTTTCAACAAGAAATATATCGAAGAGTTAGTGCCGGACTAGCTGAAAATCAAAGTGTATCAGAAGCTTGGTCTAAAATTCCTGAAAAATTagctttttatgattatattgGTAATAATCCAGCAAAAGGGGGATTATTCCGAGCGGGTTCAATGGACAATGGGGATGGAATAGCTGTTGGATGGTTAGGACACCCCGTCTTTAGAAATAAAGAAGGGCGTGAACTTTTTGTACGCCGTATGCCtactttttttgaaacatttccGGTTGTTTTGGTAGACGGAGACGGAATTGTTAGAGCCGACGTCCCGTTTAGAAGGGCAGAATCTAAATATAGTGTCGAACAAGTAGGTGTAACTGTTGAGTTTTATGGTGGTGAACTCAATGGAGTAAGTTATAGTGATCCCGCAACTGTGAAAAAATATGCTAGACGGGCTCAATTGGGTGAGATTTTTGAATTAGATCGTGCTACTTTGAAATCCGATGGTGTTTTTCGTAGCAGTCCAAGAGGTTGGTTTACTTTTGGGCATGCTTCGTTTGCTCTACTTTTCTTCTTTGGACACATTTGGCATGGTTCTAGAACCCTCTTCAGAGATGTTTTTGCTGGTATTGATCCAGATTTGGATGCTCAGGTGGAATTTGGGGCATTCCAAAAACTTGGAGATCCAACTACAAAAAGACAAGCAGTCTGA
- the LOC106431740 gene encoding outer envelope pore protein 24B, chloroplastic: MMKASVKGKYDGDKSTGVGSLAFNAGDLKLRAIMTDATLVAGPTLNGLSLAVEKPGFFIVEYNVPKKDVRFQFMNTVRIAEKPLNLTYIHSRADNRTIVDGSLLIDPSNKLSVNHMVGTNNCKLKYTYAHGKIATFEPCYDFAKNAWDFSVSRRVYGDDVVKATYQTSSKLLGMEWSRTSKSTGSFKVCASVNLAEEVKTPKLTAETTWNLEM, translated from the exons ATGATGAAAGCTTCAGTCAAAGGCAAGTACGATGGCGACAAGAGCACCGGAGTTGGTTCCCTCGCCTTCAACGCCGGCGATCTTAAGCTACGCGCCATCATGACCGATGCAACCCTCGTCGCTGGGCCTACCTTGAACGGCCTCTCTCTCGCCGTGGAGAAGCCTGGTTTCTTCATCGTCGAGTACAACGTCCCCAAGAAA GATGTTAGGTTTCAGTTCATGAACACAGTAAGGATTGCTGAGAAGCCATTGAATCTGACTTACATACATAGCAGAGCTGATAACAGAACAATCGTGGATGGGAGCCTTTTGATTGATCCTTCTAACAAACTCTCTGTTAATCACATGGTGGGAACAAACAACTGTAAGCTTAAGTATACTTATGCTCATGGGAAGATTGCTACGTTCGAGCCGTGCTACGACTTTGCCAAAAACGCCTGGGATTTTTCGGTTTCCCGCAGAGTTTATGGTGATGATGTTGTCAAGGCTACTTATCAGACGTCTAGTAAGTTGCTTGGTATGGAGTGGTCCAGGACCTCCAAATCCACTGGATCTTTCAAG GTATGTGCGTCTGTGAATCTGGCGGAGGAAGTGAAAACGCCCAAATTGACTGCAGAAACCACATGGAACCTTGAAATGTAA